From the genome of Longispora fulva:
TCGCCGAGCGCGACGGCGAGCTGTGGATCGGCATGCCCGCATCCCCCTACCTCGGCCTGTCCGACCCGACCCGGTGGGTCGACGGGTGGCTGTGCACGAAGGACGCCGGCACGGTCGACCCGGCCACCGGCCTGGTCACGGTGCGCGGGCGCAACGACTCCCAGGTCTCGGTCGGCGGCCTCAAGGTCGACCTGACCGAGGTCGAGCACACCCTGGCCGCGCTGCCCGGGGTCGCGCACGCCGTGGTGGTGCACGACGCCGGCATCGAGGCGTACGTGGCGCTGAGCGACCCGGCCGCCGCCACAGGTCTGGAGGCCGCGATCGCCGAGCGGCTCGCCCCGTTCAAGCGGCCCCGGGCGCTGCACCTCGTGCGGGAACTGCCGCGCACCGCGACGGGCAAGCTCGTCCGGAACGTGGCGCAGCTGCGCGAGGCGGCGCCGGCCGACGAAGCCTGATCGACGTAAACATCCGAGATCTCCCGTAAGTAAAGGAAGTAAGAACATGAGCACCGACATCCGCGAGTTCGTCGTGAAGGCCCTCGAAGAGATGAACTACGACGTCGAGGGCCTCGACGACGAGACGACGCTCGGCCCGGCCGGCGTCGACCTGGAGTCCCTCGCCCTGGCCGAGTTGGCCGTGCGGGTCGAGGAGCAGTACGGGGTCAAGTTCAACGAGGACGAGTCCGAGCGGATGGCCGTGATGACCGTCGGCGAGTTCTCGGCTTTCGTGGGTTCCCGGGTGGCGGCGTGAGTGTGGCCGTCCCTGAGCGCGGCGACGTCGTCGCCATGCTCGCCAGCTACGGCAACCGCCCGGTGGAGGCGGTGGCCGAGCGGATCGACTCGCTCGAACTGGCCTGGCTCGTCCACCAGGTCGAGCAGCGCTACGACGTGGAGCTCGACCTCTCCGACGACAGCCTCGGGCGTATGTCCACAGTAGACAGTGCGGTGGATGTCCTCCGCGAGGCCCTGACGGGAATCTGACATGACAGAAGTGACGCGAGGCCCGCAGGCGCCGCCCGGCGGGGTCGCCGCGACCCGGGGCGACGCCGGGCGGCCGAGCGTCGGGGGCCGCCGGGACGTCGTGCTGACCGGCATGTCCGTGACCAGCGGCTACGGCCGGGGCGTCGCCCCGCTGCTGGCCGGTGTGCTCGCCGGCACGCCCGCCTTCGGCCCGGTCGAGCGGTTCGACGTGTCGGGCCGCCGGGTGCGGGTCGCCGCGGCGATGCCGGGCGCGCCGGTGCTCGACGAGGACCTGGTGTTCGCCGCCTTCTCCGCCACCGGTGACGCCGGGGTGCCGGCGGCGGAGCTGGCCGGTACCCGGCTGCTGCTCGCCGTGCATGCCGACCCCGACCAGCCCCGGGTCGAACCCGGGCACCGCAGGGACCGGTCCGCCGCCGCGCTGGCCCGCCGGGTGGCCCGGGGCGCGTGCCTCGGCGACCCGCTGCGGGTCTACACCAGCGCGTGCGTGGCGGCGAGCACCGCCGTCGCGGACGCCGCGGCCCTGATCAGCCGGGGCCGGTTCGACCGGCTGGTGGTCGCCGGCGGCTACCTGGTGGACGCCGACCAGTTCGCCCTGTTCGACGCGGGCCGGGCGATGGCAACCGACGGCCGGGTCCGCCCGTTCAGCGCCGGACGGACCGGGCTGCTGCTCGGCGACGGGGTGGCGGCCGTGGTGCTGGAGTCCGGCGACGCCGCGCGGGCCCGGGGCGCGACCCCGCTGGCCCGGCTCGCAGGCTGGGGCCGGGCGGGCGACGCCTACCACGTCTGCCAGCCCCGCCCGGACGGCGAGGGCATGGCCCGCGCGATCGGGACGGCCCTGGACCGGGCCGGCGTCCCCGCCTCCGAGGTGGGCTACGTCAACGCGCACGGCTCGGGCACCGGGTTCAGCGACGTGTCCGAGACGGCGGCGCTGCGGCTGGCTGGCCTCGCCGGTACGCCGCTGAGCTCGACAAAGGCGCTGCACGGCCAGGCCCTCGAGGCCTCCGGGCTGCTGGAGCTGGTGTTGACCGTGGCGGCGGTCCGGGCCGGGCAACTGCCGGTCAACGCCGGCTACCTGGGGCCCGACGAGGAGTGCGCGTTGGACCTGATCCTCGACGCGCCGCGGCCGCCGAAGACGCCGTACGCGCTGAGCCTCAACGCCGCGTTCGGGGGCGCCAACACGGCACTGCTGGTGGAGGCGCTATGAGGACGCTGGAGGTGCTCGCCGAGGTCGTCTGGCCCGTCGAGGAGAAGCCGACCCCGATCGCCGGGTTCGTGATGTCGTCGTTCAGCCCGCTGGCTGCCGCCGCGGCCGAGCGCTGTCTGTCCGGGTACCCGATGACAGGTCTGGGGCGCACGGCGGTCGTGATCGTCAGCACCAGCGGCGACCTGGGCACCGCCTCGGGGGTCGCCACGGCCGTGGACGCGGCCAAGCGGGTCGGGCCGCTGCTGTTCTTCCAGTCGGTGCCCAACGCCGTCGCCGGCCACATCGCCGCCCGCTGGGGCCTGACCGGGCCGGTGGTGTCCGTGTGTCCGCTCGGCGAGCCGCTGGACGACGGGCTGGAGCTGGCGGCACTGCTCATCGAGGACGGCGACGCCGACTCGGCACTGATCGTGCACGTCGAACAGGAACCGGACAGCGCGCAGGCCGTGCTCGTGCGTGGAGGAGAACAACAGTGACAGTCAAGAGCATCCGGGGCGCGCTCGCCGCGGACCCGAACATCGGGGCCGGCAACGTGCTGGCCACCGTCCTCGCGCACGGCGTGGACCGCGACGGGCCGGGCCTGACGTTCGACACGGACGTGGACGGGCACCCGGCCTGGACCCCGATGACCATCGGCCAGCTCGACGAGCGGGTCGCTGCCCGGGCTGCCTGGCTGCACGCGCACGGCGTCGGCCGGCGCGACGTGATCGCGATCTGGACCGGCACGGCCGCCCACCACATCCTCACCTTCCTCGCGCTCACCCGGCTCGGGGCGATCCCGGCCCTGATCAACGGGAACCTGAGCGGGGAGATCGCCGCCGAGTACATCCGTCGGCTGCGGGCCAGCGGGGTGCTCACCGACGCCGCCCACCGCGAGTTGCTCGGAACAGCTGAGTTGAACGCCGCCCACCTGGGAGATCTTTCTGAGCTGGGTACCGGGGACCCGGCCGCGGCACCGGCGCACTACCGCCACCACCAGGACGACCCGATCGCGATCACGCACTCCTCGGGCACCACGGGGCTCCCCAAAGCGGTCGTCGCCTCGCACAGCAGCCTGTTCGCCGCCACCCGGCACCTGCTGACCATGCCCCAGGCGCAGGGCGTCAACCGGATCCTCAACGCGCTGCCCGCCCCGCACACGGCCACGATCCTCATGGTCAACCAGGCGCTCGGCAACCGGGCGGAGTTCCTGGCCCTGTCCTCGCAGGCCGGTCCGTACGTCCTCGACGCGATCGAGAAGTGGCGGCCCGCCGGGGTGTTCGGGTTCGCCGTCACCTGGGCCGAACTCAGCCGGATCGACCTCGCCAAGCACGACCTGGACTCGGTGCGGATCTGGTTCAACACCGGCGACTGCGCCCACGAGGCGCACATCCGGCCCCTGGTCGCCGTCGGCTCGCACGACACCGTGACCCGCCAGGGCGTGGTCCGGGTGCCCGGCTCGCGGTTCATCGACGGGCTCGGCTCCACCGAGATGGGCCACTCGATGTTCCACATCACGCACGGCACGGACACCGAGCGGTACGGCCGGTGCATCGGCCGCCCCTACCTCTTCGCCGACATCGCCGTCCTCAACCTCGACGGGGACGTACTCGGCACCGACGAGGTCGGCCACCTCGGCGTGAAGTCCCCGTCCCTGGCCCCCGGCTACTGGAACGACTCGGTGACCACGTACAAGGCCCGGCTGAACGGCTACTACCTCACCGGCGACCTGGTCTACCGCGACGAGGCCGGCTACTACTACCACATGGACCGGGCCGTCGACTCGGTCGAGCTGCCCGACGGCGGCTACCTGCACACCTCGATGTCGGAGGAGCGGATCCTGGCCGCGTGCGCCGA
Proteins encoded in this window:
- a CDS encoding acyl carrier protein: MSTDIREFVVKALEEMNYDVEGLDDETTLGPAGVDLESLALAELAVRVEEQYGVKFNEDESERMAVMTVGEFSAFVGSRVAA
- a CDS encoding beta-ketoacyl-[acyl-carrier-protein] synthase family protein, coding for MSVTSGYGRGVAPLLAGVLAGTPAFGPVERFDVSGRRVRVAAAMPGAPVLDEDLVFAAFSATGDAGVPAAELAGTRLLLAVHADPDQPRVEPGHRRDRSAAALARRVARGACLGDPLRVYTSACVAASTAVADAAALISRGRFDRLVVAGGYLVDADQFALFDAGRAMATDGRVRPFSAGRTGLLLGDGVAAVVLESGDAARARGATPLARLAGWGRAGDAYHVCQPRPDGEGMARAIGTALDRAGVPASEVGYVNAHGSGTGFSDVSETAALRLAGLAGTPLSSTKALHGQALEASGLLELVLTVAAVRAGQLPVNAGYLGPDEECALDLILDAPRPPKTPYALSLNAAFGGANTALLVEAL
- a CDS encoding beta-ketoacyl synthase chain length factor is translated as MRTLEVLAEVVWPVEEKPTPIAGFVMSSFSPLAAAAAERCLSGYPMTGLGRTAVVIVSTSGDLGTASGVATAVDAAKRVGPLLFFQSVPNAVAGHIAARWGLTGPVVSVCPLGEPLDDGLELAALLIEDGDADSALIVHVEQEPDSAQAVLVRGGEQQ
- a CDS encoding class I adenylate-forming enzyme family protein; the encoded protein is MTVKSIRGALAADPNIGAGNVLATVLAHGVDRDGPGLTFDTDVDGHPAWTPMTIGQLDERVAARAAWLHAHGVGRRDVIAIWTGTAAHHILTFLALTRLGAIPALINGNLSGEIAAEYIRRLRASGVLTDAAHRELLGTAELNAAHLGDLSELGTGDPAAAPAHYRHHQDDPIAITHSSGTTGLPKAVVASHSSLFAATRHLLTMPQAQGVNRILNALPAPHTATILMVNQALGNRAEFLALSSQAGPYVLDAIEKWRPAGVFGFAVTWAELSRIDLAKHDLDSVRIWFNTGDCAHEAHIRPLVAVGSHDTVTRQGVVRVPGSRFIDGLGSTEMGHSMFHITHGTDTERYGRCIGRPYLFADIAVLNLDGDVLGTDEVGHLGVKSPSLAPGYWNDSVTTYKARLNGYYLTGDLVYRDEAGYYYHMDRAVDSVELPDGGYLHTSMSEERILAACAEVHDCTVVAVREDDAVVTDVLVVLAADADPAADRTERVRVALGERVGATLRRVVVVGEDDVPTGATGKVRKLVLRERHLAELRGSQS